The Hemiscyllium ocellatum isolate sHemOce1 chromosome 46, sHemOce1.pat.X.cur, whole genome shotgun sequence genome segment tgacacttccctccccttctaGGAACCTCTCTGTCTCCACCTCCACTAGCTCACTCAGCACTAACATCTAtgacaaacccactgactcccagaGCTACCacaactacacctcctcccatccaccCCCATATTCCCAATCCCCTCTGCTATCAGGagaagcaattccactccaggacatcccagatgtcctcctgCTTCAacaactgcaatttcccctcccctgtGATCAACAATGTCCTCAACTGCATCTTCTCCATTTCTCACACCTTTGCCCTCAAACAAACCCTGCCGCCAACCACAAGGATAGCACACCCCTGGTCTTCACATTCAACCCCACTAATCGTCAAGTCTAACACACCTAACTCTGCCACCTGTAGTCTGACCCCATCACAAAATGATATTTCCCACCCTACCCACATCCACTTTTCACAGGGACCGTTCCTTCCGTGAcccccttgttaggtccacactccTCACTAATCCCTCCTCCAAcctggaaccttcccctgcagctgcagaaggtgcaaaacctgtccccacacttcccctctcaccttcatccaaggccccaaagaagcgttccaatccagcagagattcacttgCATTTCATCTAACCTGAATTATTGCATCCTttgcctccccctcccactcccacccccctgACAaccaggcagcatggtggcacagtgatttgcactgctgcctcacagcaccagggtcccaggttcgattccagcctcgggcagctgtctgagtggagtttgcatatcctcccagtgtctgcatgagtttcctccgggtactcctgtttccatgctaaattgttcatagtgttgatgggaaatgggtctaggtggttactcttcagagggtcgatgtggacttgttgggccgaagggcctgtttccagactgcagggaatctaatctaatcaaacatgtctctcctgggcctcctccaccttcAAAATAAGGCCACATGCAaactagaggaagaatgcctcatcttccatctcaggAGCTGACAATCATAAATCCCTCACATAGACCTCACCAGCTTCCGAATCTTCCCATGCCCACCTCATTGCaagcccagctctccctctccaccccatccccttaacctgtccatcttccttcccacctatcagcccCTCTCTTCCCACTGACTAATCACAGCCACTCCTACCTACATCCACCTATCATCATCCCACCAACCTTTCCCCcctcagccccacctccctccctctatttctcagcctccttcccctccctcagtcctgatgaaaggttctgacctgaaacatcaagtcccttctcctctgatgatgcttgatctgctgtgctttttccagcttcactcgggactagccatgggaaatgcagggatagggtaggatggtgtgtctgggtgggatgcttataaagagtcggtgtggacttgttgggctgaatggcccatttccacactgtacagattctgTGCTATTCTAAATAGCAAACGGAGGAGTCATTCACAGGCAATGTTTCCCCATTAAGGTCCTGATTCAAGAGGCAGCGCATGCATTTCACCTATCTTAAAAAGAGATGACATTGGGCATATACTGTTtagtaaggtaaaaacaatgactgcagatgctggaaaccagattctggattagtggtgctggaagagcacagcagttcaggcagcagccaaagtgcagcgaaatcgatgtttcgggcaaaagcccttcatcaggaataaaggcagtgagcctgaagcgtggagacataagctagaggagggtgggggtggggagaaagtagcatagagtacaatgggtgagtgggggaggggatgaaggtgataggtcagggaggagaaggtggagtggataggtggaaaagaagataggcaggtaggacaagtctggataAGTCATAGGGACAGCGCTgaactggaaatttggaactagggtgaggtggggggggggggggggggagggaggggaaatgaggaaactgttgaagtccacattgatgccctggggttgaagtgttccgaggcggaagatgaggtgttcttcctccaggcgtctggtggtgagggagcggcggtgaaggaggcccaggacctccatgtcctcggcagagtgggagggggagttgaaatgttgggccacagggcggtgtggttgattggtgcgggtgtcccggagatgtttcctaaagcgctctgttaggaggcgcccagtctccccagtgtagaggagaccccatcgggagcaacagatacaataaatgatattagtggatgtgcaggtaaaactttgatggatgtggaaggctcctttagggccttgtatagaggtgagggagaaggtgtgggcgcaggttttacagttcctgcggtggcaggggaaagtgccaggatgaatgggttgtaggggggcgtggacctgaccaggtagtcacggagggaacggtctttcaggaaggtggaaaggggtggggagggaaatatatccctggtggtggtgtcgttttggaggtggcggaaatgtcagcagatgatttggtttatgcgaaggtttgtagggtggaaggtgagcaccggggcgttctgtccttgtttctgtttggagaggtggggtctgagggcggaggtgcgggatgtggacgagatgcattggagggcatctttaaccacgtgggaagggaaattgcggtctctaaaggaggccatctggtttgttctgtggtggaactggtcctcctgggagcagatacagtggaggcggaggaattgggaatacgggatggcatttttgcaagaggtagggtgggaagaggtgtcatccaggtagctgtgggagtcgttgggtttgtaaaaaatgtcagtgtcaagtcggtcgccattaatggagatggagaggtccaggaaggggagggaggtgtcagagatggtccaggtaaatttaaggtcagggtggaatgtgttggtgaagttgatgaattgctcaacctcctcgcgggagcacgagatggcgccaatgcactcatcaatgtagcggaggaagaggtggggagtggtgccggtgtaattatgaaagatcaactgttctacgtagccaacaaagagacaggcatagctggggcccatacgtgtgcccatagtatatccagaccaaaggggtagctgtTTTGTAATTtacctgatggagggcttatgcccgaaacagtcgactttcctgctcctcagatgctgcctgacctgcccgcCCTGcttttcagcgccacactttacatttctgactctccagcatctacagtcctcactttctcccagtcactGAAAACCTCACTGCAaaacctcttccaaggatgctcACCGTGAGGAAGTTCTTCTCCTCCACCTGCTTCCACAAGGAGCTCagtggacattcctgatgaaggacttgtgcccaaaacgtcgaatctcctgttcctcggatgctgcctaacctgctgtgcttttccagcgccacgttGTTagtctctgactctccaacatctacaatcctcactttcttctttgtGAAGTACACCTTGCAGAGGCAATGACGCATGCGCACTATGGCATCTTGCCCCCTAAAAAGATGGCTGCTGCAAATGTGCATCACTCCTGAGGGAACGCGGCCCTTCTCCCACGCGCTGTCCAAAACAAAAGGTAGCTGGAACGATTTATGATTTAAAGTTAGAGGTCTCATATTATTTAGGAAGAGTTCCTACGTTAACTCACCCCATCGGATATATCGCACACTTACCTGGCAAAGTCTCTACCACCGCATCACGACCGGAGCTTCAGCCcaacactgcgcatgctccacccTCTGGGTGATTGATGGTGACTTCCAACCAATAGGAAGAGGGAGCGGTCAGGCTAACCCTGGGAGAGGTTGGTCCTACAACCAATAGGTGTGAACGGAATCTGGCTCCCCCTCATTGGCTGAAAGTCTCCCTTATTTGGAAACCAGAATCGTTCTGTTTATGGCTTTAAACAAATGGCATCCTGTGGGACTGGAGTAAACATTAATTACCAGAATGAGGGAAACGTAATTGAAGTGTTTCAATCGTGTATCTCACTCGGGAATATAGGAAGAGGAGTAggcttttcagcccatcaagcctgttccacaATTCAATGTGGTCATAGCTGATCgtggcctaactccataaacctgcctttggctcatatctctcaaTAATTTTGCTTAACAAAAGGAAacctctcagatttaaaattatcagCCAATCCTGCTTTCATTGCCATATGTGAACTAggattccaaacatctaccaccctttctCACTTGAGGGGTAACTGGTCAGAAATTATTTTGTTGTTACATGttactttacaaatttacaatTTGCTCGATTATAagtcttgaaaaaaaaattccataaaATCAGAAGGACTATGACTCAGAAGAGGTGACACAAAGTGGAATAAGTTCTACACATTTTCAGTCACTGTACTAACTTCTTTGTTCTCCACTCACCTACAACAGACAGTAATGACCCCAAAGGTGCAGATTAACAGATACTCATTGCTTAGACAGCCGTGAACTCCAGCAAGGCAAACAAACGATTCTGTAACCAACTGAGGAAATGCAGGACAGGCTGCAAAATCACTGCTTGACAGAGGAAGAGCAAAAACCGAGGCCCAGTGTGAAACCCCTCTGTGGGATATAGGTGGAttggtgttacttctgcaattataatttctgatacaaggtgaatgaactcacatcGGTGTGTGGTTGTTTCGGCCAGGGGCTGGGTCGGCAGGGATGGGGGCTGTGTGGAGCAgatgcatgatttttttttgtattagctaaaaatgtatgcaagaaaggaACGGGACTGTAAAACAAtggtaagatgctgtgaagacagacagttaaactcaatatgcttgtataaacaataggtataaacatctgtttcccacttttacagaaacataggaacaaaccccaattaaaagggcttagtgataagatgctgcgaagggcagcacagatggagggagtaaataatggtaaggcaaggatgtgcccacagtaggaggaggtcaaatggccttgagaacaggaatgagcatttttgtcacagacaaggccggataagacatgagataaacaggagtaatgggtactggtcttagggaagtggaggatgtaaacagggggggaaacaatgaaataagaaaaaaaaatgtaggaaccagattatataaatatcgagtatttgttgaattcagtgtgttttgtccctgccttgtggacatcacacccacttgcaagtgtgaaataaagggtactactgattcagatcttgtcttggactgaaattattgcagtgagtgagctttgtttctcacatccTCCTTTCTTATTCAGTTGGAAAAGCAGAGATATGAAAAAGACTGAGGCAGCAAAATGACTGACAATTAGAATACAGCCTACTCTCTGAAGCATAAGCAAGGGGTTGTTTTAATTGGGGGAAATTCAGAGGCTAATTACATGGGTAAAATTGCTCTAAAACTTGTTTTCATTTCCTCCATGTAAGTTGCTGTGATCTATTTGCTGCAATAACTCCTTAGGTCCTCTAATCCACTCCAGAATTCAGCAAATCCTGTAGTCTTGAGTggaagaattttgtttttaaaaaagaactggTGTCTTCAACTGCAAGAAACAACACAGGAGGGCTCATCGTATACTGCAATTCACTAAGTAAAAGAAAAATCAGAGCCTGAACCCAAACAGCCATACACCAAATTCTAATTCACAATGCATATATCATTCAGCGACTGCTGAAAAACTGATCAGcatcagatgctacctgatctgctgagtttctccagcaatttctgtttttgttcagatTTTCTATCATAGTCATTCTGTCAGAGCTGCCAATGCTGATCACCCATCATTGTAGACAGCTGCAGTCAATGACACAAAATCAATGCTGCTGTAGACATCACTATGAAGATGCAAAGGCTGAATGACCTTTCATGAGAACTGGGAGACATTAGTAATACAATAAGTGATAATCTGAAAAAAGATAGAAAATAAGCTTTAAAAATGCTGCAAGCACGATAGAGTTTATGGAGTATGACTAGACAGAAAGAGACAGGTGAACTCACTGCCAAAAGATAcggaaagagaaattgctggaaaatctttaGTAGGTCTGGGTGCGTGTGTGGAAAGAAGGCAGGATTAacatttttggtccagtgacTTGTCCAACTTCTTCAGAATTTACCAGTTtctcactcaatctagtctactgtattcattATTCaccatgtggtctcctctacactggggagatctAATACAGACTGAgcaaccactttgcagaacacctacattctgtttGTAAAAATGGCCCTGAGCTTCTAATTGCCTGCCACCTCAACACACCAGCATGTTCCTGGGTGTGTGGAGTGCTTCAGCAAGGTtcaatgcaagctggaggaacTGCATCTTATCTTCTGCTTGCAGACCTTGTAGCTGTCATGACTCAATTTCAAGTTTAATAATTTTAGAGCTTAATCACCTTCTTCTATGTCTATGACCCACCTCCATACCTGAAGTCCTGTCATAAGATGGGTTGTTTTCAGAACAGCCAATGCATTTTCACTCACTCATAGCCCACATTATCGTCTATTTAGCTTATCTCCTTTCCTGGCTTACTAATAGCAATCACTTTATCTGCTTtacatttcccctctctctctctctctctctctctatctctgggcTTTGTCTCCACTATCTGTGCACACTTCCCAACACCACATCTTCCAACACTGCTACCAAGTCATCAGCATATATACCGACTTTTCTTGCTGCTTCTCATTGTGATggagggtcactggatttgaaacatcaaGTTTGTTTTCCCagtacatgctgccagacctgctgagcttctccagcaatttctgtgtttgttgtgtATGAAGGAAGATTGGGATATGGATAATGAGATGCTAAGCATATAAGCATAAATCAACTCTCTGTACGCTTCACAGTTTAGCTTCAGTCTAGTAACTGAGATAGATCTCCCCTTGCATTGCTTGAATAAATCAACTGTAAAAAAACTTATAATCAGGCTCCAGCAGTGGAATATTTAAAATCAAGGCAACACATCATCTCCAAACAGTTGAGTAACTGCTGCTATATCTGTTTGTACAGGGGTTTTACTCCAAGTTCTGACTTTGTAGACGACTGTGCAATGTTGAATATAAAGTTTTTTTAATCCTGAGAAATCTCCATCATTTCACATTTGAGACTGTTGGAAATGGATTTCAATTCTGGGTGGATTTGTAGTTCAACATCAGAGATTGGTGAGAACATAAGAATTGAAGAGCAAGGGGTGGGAACAAGCATCTCAGCCCCTCTCGAGCCTGAACCAATATTTAATACAATTGTGGCTGATCTCAGCACAGCCCCACTTTCACGTCCTTGCCCACTCTCTATTATTCTTCaactcattactaattaaaaatctgtctatctcctccttaataTTATCAAATGTCACAGCTTCCACCACACTTTGGGTGAacaaattctacagattcacaacgctttgagagaagtgattcctcctcatctctgttttaaatctgctaaccTTTTCTCTAAAATTGTGATAATTGTAGATTGCCCCACAAAAGGAAACACCTTCTCtgtgtcaatcccctttagcatcttatatacctcaattagatctcctctcattctcttGAGATTATAGGCCTAAActgcccaatctctcctcataaaaagGGGTTTTATTTCTGGAATGAATCATGTGAACAATCAATGAATCATCCAATAATCAACAACGGTTTTCAGTAGATTGTTAATTCCAGTTTCTTTTTTTAcatcgaattcaaattccaccacgtGTGGAATCTGGATCTAagtccccaaaacattagctgaATTTATGGATTAATGCAATGACAATGTCACTCagccaacacccccccccccactccccccccacacccccatactGGTGGCATGGAGACAATGTCAGTGGGATGGTAATATGGGCCCCTGGTCAATATTTTGTGATccgtgtgttcaaatcccacatttGCAGatcgtgaaatttgaattcaatcaaacaatctggaattaaaagcaacCCAAATGGGAGTCAATATTAATCATATTGTCAACTGCCGTGAAAAACTATCTGGTTCACTTATATCCTTTAgcaaagaaaatctgccattcttatctagtctggcctgcatgtgactccagacctgcagcaatgtggttgactcttaactgccctgtgaaatGCAGAGGCAACATCTTGATGGTATTATCGTTAGATTGTTAATCTGAAGAcacaggtaatgtcctggggactaggattcaaatcccaccacagatggtggaatttgattcaataaaaatctggaattaagagtctaatgatgatcatgaagccattgtcgattgtcattAAAAGCTCACTAATGCCCtatagggagggaaactgccagcctaacctggtctggccaacacgtgactccagacccacagcaatatggttgactcttaactgccctctgggcaattagggatgggcaataaatgcaagcctagccagagacaccctCGATCCAtcaaggaacaaaaaaaaagctgagaGTGTCAAGGCTATTcagaatgggtaacaaatgctggcctaaccagaaATGTCCACAGCTCATGCAAAAATACTCAAATAAATACATTGCTTCTGTCCCAGGATTTACAGAAATTTGGGAAATCACAAGCAGTGCATTCACCCCCATCTATCCATGATCATAGGAAGCTACAGGACATTTGCCAGCTTTCTATCCCAAAAGTGGAGTAGTCAATAAGAGGGCAATTGTTCTCTATTCTGGACAGTTGGCATATGACATTAGAGACAAATATAATTTATTGGACAACAAGCCCCAAGTGCAGGAAGTCAGAATACTGCAAAAACAAACACAGTCACGTCTCAGACTGTacaaacagcagcaaaagcaggagaaTCCTAACTCCTGGAGTCACTTGTGAACttgctggtgtctcagcaggtgggatgactgagtgaatccctttcCACACTGGGAGCAGGGGAAcggtttctctccagtgtgaatgcGTTGATGTCTTTGCAGTGTGGATAAAcgactgaatcccttcccacacaagcagcaggagaatggtctctccccacTGTGAACAGCCTGGTGTGTGAGATGCTGGGATGACGTggtgaatcccttcccgcacaTGGAGCAGACaaatggcttctccccagtgtgaacccgcttgTGCTCTGTCAGGTGGGATGAACAAGTAAATCCCTTTCCACACTCAGAGCAGACAAACGGTCTCTCTCCAGTATGAACACGCAGATGTTCAGTCAGATTAGATGAACACCTGAACCTCTTCCCACACTGTGAGCAAGTGAATGGTCTTTCTCCTGTGTGCACACGTAGGTGCTTTGAGAGTTGAGATGAAGTCCTGAACCTCTTGCTGCATTTGCCACAGACGAATGGCCTCTCCTCCGTGTGAAGTCGCTGATGTTGAATTAAACACCCAGAGCTCTTAAAGCTTCTCCCACACTCAGAACATTTAAAGGGTTTCTCATCAGTGTGAATTCGCTGGTGTGACACTAGGCTAGATggctgagtgaatcccttcccacacagagagcagatgaacggtctctccccagtgtgagtaCGTAGATGAGTTTCCAGGTGAGATGGACagctgaatcccttcccacagttcccacacttccacggtttctccatggcaTGGGTGCACTTGTGACTTTTCAGATTGGATAGTCAGTTGGATCGTCCTCCACATACAGGCATCTCCGCGCATTGAATGATGCAATGTTTCTTACACACTGTGTAACTGGTTAAAGCTTTTACCACAGTCACTTCACCAAAGCATGCTCACTCAGCACGTTTTCAGTCACACTGATGTTTGAAACCTTTTCCCAAACAAAAATACCTTTTCTTCCACGTTCAAAGGATAATGATATTCTGGTCCTGATGTTTCAAATAACTGTCTAATATGGATGTATAGTTTATCCTCCTCTTCTAACACCCTACAAAGGGAAATTAGAAAAGCCATTACTGTCAGTCCAAGATAGGAATTTGTAACAAGCAATTCTAATTCCTGTGGATTAATTTTCCTTTCTTGTTTGCCTGAAGTTGTAAATCCCtggcctccacattcttcctcttGCCTGGGCTGAAGTCATAATCCATCACTACTTCTTTCCTGCATAAGAGTAagagtagaaataggccattcaactcatcaagtctgctttgccatttagattagataccccacagtgtggaaataggtccttcagccccaacaagtccacatcaaccttccGTAGagtagacccattcccctacattcatcccctgtctaatgcacctaacactactggcaatttagcacagccaattcatctaacctgcacatctttggactgtgggagcacccatAGGAatctcacgcagacatggggagaacatgcaaactccacacacagttgcccgtggcgggaattgaacccaggtccccaatgctgtgaggcagcaatgctaaccactgagccaccgtgccacccatttagtgagaccacatctgatatGATAATCCTAAACTCTCTTTTCCTGCCTTTGCCCCTGAACACTGGATTCCCTTAACGATTCAAAATTTGGGGATGGATAATGGATAAGAGATATCTTatgaaatgctttttaaaaatatcattatAATGTTCTGGAGGTGGGTGGTGGGAGGGTTTGGCAATCTGGCACATCAGAATAGCTAAACTCAAGGTGATGTTTCTCATCGCCATTGGCAATAGTCTGGGATTCTTGATTTAAGCTGGGAGCACCTAAACTCTGATGAAGGGTTAACatcaatctgaaatattaactctgtctctctttccatGAATCTGCTTCTAGTTTTTATCCTTCCTTCTACACTGGCTGGGTTCAGTTCTCTAGCATCAGTGCAGAGTGAGAATGAAATGAATGAGtagcaagatgttgtgaaacttgaaagggttcagaaaa includes the following:
- the LOC132836289 gene encoding zinc finger protein 383-like, coding for MEKPWKCGNCGKGFSCPSHLETHLRTHTGERPFICSLCGKGFTQPSSLVSHQRIHTDEKPFKCSECGRSFKSSGCLIQHQRLHTEERPFVCGKCSKRFRTSSQLSKHLRVHTGERPFTCSQCGKRFRCSSNLTEHLRVHTGERPFVCSECGKGFTCSSHLTEHKRVHTGEKPFVCSMCGKGFTTSSQHLTHQAVHSGERPFSCCLCGKGFSRLSTLQRHQRIHTGEKPFPCSQCGKGFTQSSHLLRHQQVHK